In the genome of Oceanococcus sp. HetDA_MAG_MS8, the window TGTACCGCATCAATACCGCCGGCGCCCCAGATTGCAAGCGCAGCAATCAAGTCGGTGCTTTCATTAAGCGCAGAGTGCGTCTAGGGACAACTCCATCATCTCCCCAGCACCCACATCCACGCGCTCCAGCAGGCCTTTGACCTCCGGCAGAATACGCGCCGCGAAGAACTTGGCGGTGGCGAGCTTGGCAGCCTTGAAGTCGGCATCAGGGTGGTTTTCAGCCGCGTCCAAGATGCGTAGCCAGTAATAACCAATGGCCGTCAAAGAGAAGGCCCGCTGGAATTCCACAGCGCCAGCACCGGCGTCGTTGGGGTCGGAGTTAAAGCGTTCCCGCAGTTGCTGGGTGGAGGTTTTCAGCGCAGCTAAGGCGGCTTTGAGCGGCTCGCTCAGGAAGGCTTGTGCAGGTTTGGCAGCAGCAACGGCAGCTTCCACACGGTTGAAGAAGGTATCGGCCATAGCGCCGCCCTTGAGTTGCAGCTTACGGCGAACCAAATCCATGGCCTGAATGCCGTTGGTGCCCTCATAGAGGCACAGGATCTTAGAGTCGCGCACCACCTGCTCCACGCCATGCTCGGCAATGAAGCCGTGACCACCGTATACCTGGACCGCTTCCAAGCCGTTTTCTACGGCCAGGTCCGTGCAGAAGGACTTCACCACAGGAGTGAACAAATCCACCCAGTCGGTGGCTTCTTCGCGGACTTTGGCATCTGGGTGTGCGGCGGCTAAATCGACGTGGATAGCGGTGTCGTAAGCCATGGCCCGCGAGCCTTCGGTTAATGCGCGCATCTTCAGCAGCATGCGGCGCACATCTGGGTGATCGGCGATAGGGCCGCCACCGCCGGTAAGGGTTTTGCCCTGAACCCGATCCTTGGCGTAGGAGAGGGCGCTTTGCAGAGCAAAGTCGGCCTGACCCAGGCCTTGGAAGCCCACCATGATGCGCGCTAGGTTCATCATGGTGAACATGTTCATGATGCCGCGGTTTTGCTCGCCTACCAGGTAGCCTTCGGCCTCTTCAAACACCATCACGCAGGTGCATGAGCCATGCATACCCATTTTGTGTTCGATGGCTTGGCAGTGAACGGGGTTGCGTTCACCCAAAGAGCCGTCGGCATTCACCTTGTACTTGGGCACGATGAAGGTGGATAAGCCTTTGACGCCATCTGGGCTATCGGTGCAGCGGGCTAGCACGTAGTGGACGATGTTATCGGCCATTTGGTGCTCACCAGAGGTAATGAAGATTTTCATTCCGCTGATCTTGTAGCTGCCATCAGCCTGCTTTTCGGCCTTGGTTTTCACTGCGCCCAAATCAGAGCCTGCCTGTGGCTCGGTCAGGCACATTGTTCCGGTCCATTCCCCGGTCGCCAACTTGGGCAGATAGGTTTGCTTTTGGTCATCCGAAGCGTGGGCATGCAGGGCCTCGAAACAACCCGTGGTCAGGCCGGGATACAAGGCAAAGGCGACGTTCGCGGCGCAGACCATCTCTTCCACAGCCTTGCCCAATGTATAAGGCAAGCCTTGACCACCCCAGTCTGGACTGTTCGCCAGACCCACCCAGCCCGACTCCCAATATTCGCGATAAGCCTCAGCGAAACCCGGCGGAACTGTTACTTCACCAGACTCTAGCTTGCAGCCCTCGTGGTCGCCGGTTTCTCGCAGCGGCAACAGCTTTTCTTCTGTGAAGCGAGCTGCCTCGTCGAGCACACCCTCAACGATATCGTCGGTGCAATCTTGAAAGGGCTCCAATTCACTGAGTTGCTGGATGCCCAGCACATCATTCAAAACAAAGCGGAGTTCACGTAGGGGGACTTTGTAGTAGGCCATGTGGGGGACGTTCTCAAACTTTAGAAGAGGTGGATGTTACCAAACACATACGCTACGGCCGCGCGGAGTAGATGACATCCAGCGCCATGCCATGGCCTGTTGTCGCCACTTGGACTGCGCCAAAATCTGCGGCGCTACAACCATTCCCAATGGACCAGATACCCTACTTTGCCGACAAAACATTAGGCTGCGCCTGAGCCAACTTGGCCGGGTACTCACAGCCTTTCCAGCTCACTCACAGAGTTTCGACGCCGCAGGAGCAGCCGCCCCAAGGTTTATAGCCCGCACTGCAGGCAGACCGCCACATTAAGAACCAAGCCGCAGGGATGCTGAGCACAGCCGCCCGAGAATTCATCCGAGCAGCACAGCCGGCTTAGGCGTTGTGTTCGCCTGAGCCCCAGCCGAAGTCTTTGAGTTTACGGGTGAGCGTATTCCGCCCCCAGCCTAGGCGGCGCGCCGCCTCTTGGCGATGGTCCTCGCAGGCATCCAGGGCGAACCTCGCCAGCGTTTTCTCCATCTCCAAGGTTGCAGCCGGCACCAAATCGCAATCACCGTCTTTCCATTTGTGCTCCGCCCAACGCAGTAGCGGGGCAATCCAGTCTTCGGTCCCTGCCTCTGCAGGGACAACAGTTTGCGTCGCGGGCTTGGGCACTTCGGTTGGCGATGAGATCGCTGACTTGACCGCGGAGCCCGCTGCGGAGCGTAGATCTTCAGGTAGATCCTCTACGTGCACCTGATGACCAGGAGCCATTACGGTGATCCAGCGACAAAAATTTTCCAACTGGCGTACGTTGCCGGGCCAGTCATGGGCCTGCAGCAGCTCGGTTGTGTCGGGCAGCAGTTGTTTAACTTCGGTTTCCAATTCCGCGGCGCTGCGTTGCAGGAAATGCCGCAGGAGCAGGGGGATGTCTTCGCGACGCTCGCGCAGCGAGGGCGTGCGCACCCGAATAACATTTAAGCGATGGAATAGGTCCTCACGAAAGCGGCCTTCGGTCACGGCCTCTTCCAGGTTCTGGTTGGTAGCCGCCACAATGCGAACATCCACCTGCACGGGCACATGCCCGCCAACTCGGTAGAACTGGCCGTCGGCCAGCACGCGGAGTAGGCGGGTTTGCAAATCGGGGGGCATTTCCCCGATTTCGTCCAGGAACAGGGTGCCCCCGTCGGCTTGTTCAAAGCGCCCAGCCCGCTGGGTGGTCGCCCCCGTGAAGGCGCCACGCTCATGGCCGAAAAACTCCGACTCCATGAGATCTTTGGGAATAGCCGCGGTGTTAATGGCAATAAAGGGCTTCTTGGCGCGGGGGCTGTGCGCATGTAGAGCTCGCGCAACCAGCTCTTTACCGGTTCCAGATTCACCCGTAATCAGTACGGTGATTTGCGATTTGGCCAAGCGGCCAATGGCGCGAAACACCTCCTGCATGGCAGGTGCCTCACCAACAATGTGCGCCGTGGTGGGGGGCGTGTCGGACACAGCCGCCTCGCGCTCACGCGAGCGCGCGGCTCGCTGCACCAATTCCACCGCCTCATCCACATCGAAGGGCTTGGGCAAATACTCAAAGGCCCCGCCTTTGTAGGCTGCTACCGCCGCGTCCAGGTCGGAGTGGGCCGTCATCACAATCACGGGCAACTCGGCGTTTACAGCATGCACGCGCGATAAGAGCTCTAAACCGTCAATGCCGCGCATGCGGATGTCGGTGATCACCACATCCGGCTGATCCTCTTCCAAGGCATCCAACATTTCGATGCCGCCGGCAAAGGCCTGTACATCGAGGCCAGAACTTTGCAGCGCGCGCTCGAGCACCCAGCGAATCGAATCGTCGTCATCGACCACCCAGACTTTTAAGCTCATGCGGTTGTCCTCTGGATTGGTAAGTACAACGAAAACACCGTGTCCCCTGGCCGGCTCTCGCATTCGATCAAACCACCGTGATTGCGAATCAATGTTTGAGCGATAGCAAGTCCTAGGCCACTTCCCTCGGCGCGCGAACTGACCATGGGATAGAAGATTTTTTCCATCATGTCACTGGGGATACCCGGCCCTGTGTCACAAATGTCTACGCGTAACACCAAGCGATGGCGCACTCCACCAATGGTGAACTGACGCATGGCCCGGGTGCGCAATATCAGCCGACCGGTTTCCTGTTCACGCATGGCGTCCAAGGCATTAACGCCAATGTTTAAAACCGCCTGAATAAGCTGCTCGGGGTCGGCGGGTACATCAGGAAGACTGGGGTCGTAATCGCGCTCGATGCTAATCGCAGCAGGCGCCTGTGCCTCCAGCAAAGTGCGTACATGCTCGACGACCACGTGGATATTGGTGGGTTTGAAGGGCACCGGCCGACTGGGGCCAAGCAGGCGATCAACCAGATCTTGAAGGCGATCGGCCTCGCGAATAATGATGCCGGTAAAGTCACGTAGATCTTCAGAGGGCAGTTCTCGTTCGAGTAACTGGGCCGCGCCACGCAGGCCGCCCAGCGGGTTTTTAATTTCGTGGGCCAGGCCACGAATCATTTCGTGGTTGACCTCTTGTTGCTGCCACTGAGCATCTTCACGAAAGATGCGGTGAGGACGGTCGCGAGTCGAGAACTCCATCGCCAGCATGCCGTCGCGCTGGGGGCTGAGGCTCACATCGGCAACAAAGCGGTCTTCACTGCCATTGCTACGGCGCAGACGAAGGTCGCGCGCCATATACGCCTCTTGTTCTTCCAAGGCCTTGAGGATGGGTTCGCGCAAAACGCTCAGCGCCGGCAGCACGGTAAACAGCTTGGCGCCACAAGCAAAGCCATCGGAGACCCCAAACATCATTTCAGCAGCACTGTTGAGACGATCTACGGTTTGGTCAGCGTGAATGGCGATGACGGCCGTGGCAAGGCCATCTAACAACTCATCACCGCGAATCTTATGTTTATGTTTTGCCATAGCGCTCAAACAAGTGCGCCCCCTAAAAAGGGGGCGCGCCGAAGTCGACGGCACAGCTCGGAATCAGCGCCCGAGCCGCGCCCAAATAGTCTGCAGCAGACCTGATTAGAGGCTGTAGTACATGTCGAATTCGACCGGGTGCGTGGTCATCTTCAGACGTGTGGTGTCTTCACGCTTCAGCGCGATGTAGCCATCAATCATGTCGTCGGTGAAAACGCCGCCGCGGGTAAGGAACTCGCGATCTGCATCCAGAGCATCCAGCGCCTCATCCAAAGACTCACAAACCTGTGGGATTTCCTTCTCTTCTTCTGGCGGCAGGTCGTACAGATCCTTATCCATGGGGTCGCCAGGGTGGATCTTGTTTTGAATGCCGTCCAGGCCAGCCATCATCAAGGCTGCGAAAGCCAGGTAAGGGTTGGCGGTGGAATCCGGGAAGCGCACCTCAATACGGCGAGCCTTAGGATTGGAAATAAACGGAATACGGATCGACGCGGAGCGGTTACGCGCCGAGTAAGCCAACATGGTTGGGGCTTCGAAACCTTTGACCAAACGCTTGTAGCTGTTGGTAGAAGCGTTGGTGAAAGCGTTCAGAGCACGCGCGTGCTTAATCACGCCGCCAATGTAGTACAGCGCGGTTTCGGACAAGCCGCCAACGCCGTCGCCGGAGAACAGGTTCTCGCCGTCTTTGCCCAGCGACATATGCACGTGCATGCCGTTGCCGTTATCACCAACCAGCGGCTTGGGCATGAAGGTGGCGGTTTTGCCGTAGCCAGCAGCCACGTTTTGGATGGCGTACTTGAGAATCAAGACTTCATCGGCCTTCTTCACCAAGGTGTTGAATTTCACGCCGATTTCGCACTGACCGGCGGTGGCCACCTCGTGGTGATGCACTTCGGTTTCTACGCCCATCTCTTCGATGGCCAAGCACATGGCCGAACGCAGGTCATGCAGCGAATCCACCGGAGGAACAGGGAAGTAGCCGCCCTTAACACCGGGGCGGTGCCCCATGTTGCCGTCTTCGTAGACTTTTTCGGTGTTCCAAGAAGCCTCTTCGGAGTCGATCTTGTAGAAAGCACCGGAAATGTCGGCGCCCCACTTGATGTCGTCGAGCACGAAGAACTCGTTCTCAGGACCGAAGAAGGCCGTATCGGCGATCCCGGTGGAGTTCATGTAAGCCTCGGCGCGCTTGGCCACCGAACGTGGGTCACGCTCGTAACCCTGCATGGTCGCAGGCTCAACTACGTCACAGCGCAGGATCAGCGTGGTTTCTTCCGAGAAGGGGTCGATAACGGCCGTTTCCGGGTCCGGCATCAGAATCATGTCGGACTCGTTGATGCCCTTCCAACCGGCAATGGAGGAACCGTCGAACATCTTGCCGTCTTCGAACACATCTTCGTCGATGGTGTGAGCGGGAACGGTGACGTGTTGTTCTTTACCGCGGGTATCGGCGAAGCGGAAGTCCACGAACTGGACCTCTTGGTCGCCAATCATCTTGAGTACGTCGCTAGCCGACATGCGAATCTCCCTCGCTGGGTACAAATGAATTATTGAAAGCAGGCACCAAAGGGCGCCTTGCAGCACACTACAAGAGTCCTCCCCTGTAGCGAACGCGGAGTGATTCAGCAGGAAACATGCCAGTTTCTATGCGGCATAAGCACTGAATGCACCGACGATGTGCGCAGTCTGCACCATTTATGCGCACCATGAAAGCGCACCACTCTTGTGCGCTACGAATGCCCTGCAGTTGGGGCCGAGTCCCAAGGACGATTAGAATGGGCGCCTTTTCATCCCTCGGACAAATGCCATATGGCTGTGCCCGCCACCTTTTCGGAGCTAATTGCCACCCTGCAAGACTTTTGGGCTCGGCAAGGCTGCGTGATTCTGCAACCTCTGGATAAAGAAGTTGGGGCTGGAACCTTCCATCCAGCAACATTCTTGCGCTCATTAGGCCCAGAGCCTTGGAAAAGCGCTTATGTACAGCCTTCGCGCAGACCGACGGATGGTCGCTACGGCGACAACCCCAACCGCCTCCAGCATTACTATCAATTCCAGGTGCTGCTGAAGCCCTCGCCGCCAGATATTCAAAACCTGTATTTGGAGTCGCTCAAAGCGCTGGGATTAGACCCATTGGTGCACGACATCCGCTTTGTAGAAGACAACTGGGAATCGCCGACCTTGGGCGCTTGGGGCCTGGGCTGGGAAGTGTGGCTGAACGGCATGGAGGTCACTCAGTTCACCTACTTCCAACAAGTAGGCGGCCTGGAGTGCAAGCCTGTGTCCGGCGAGCTCACCTACGGCCTAGAACGGCTTGCCATGTATTTGCAGGGCGTGGAGTCGGTCTATGACTTGGTTTGGGCGCGTGACGGGGAGCGCGTGGTGACCTATGGCGATGTGTTCCACCAAAACGAAGTGGAGCAGTCACGCTACAACTTTGAAGAAGCCGAAGTTGAGGATTTGTTCGCCGCCTTCGCCAAAGCCGAAGCCGCCTGCAACAAGTTGGTTGAGCGCGGCTTACCACTGCCCGCCTATGAACGGGTACTGGATGCCTCGCATGCCTTCAACATGCTGGATGCCCGCCAAGCCATTTCTGTCTCCGAGCGCCAGGCTTATATTTTGCGGGTGCGCAATTTGGCCCGCGCCTGCGCCGAGTCCTATTACGCCGCACGCGAAGCCCTGGGCTTCCCCCTGTGCACCGAGGATCGCTAAATGTCCGCGCCCCTGCTTATCGAAATCGGCTGCGAAGATCTTCCTGCCCGCTACCAACAGCCCTTAGCCACAGCTCTTGCCGATAGCATTAGCCAAGGTCTTGATAAAGCGAATGTTCCACGTGGATCAGCACGTTGGTTCGCCACGCCACGGCGGCTGGCCGTATGCGTTGACGAGACGGCCGCGCAGCAGCCAACACAACACATCAAACGCCAAGGCCCTGCGCTCAGCGCTGCACTCAAAGATGGGCAGCCCACGCCCGCCGGGCTGGGCTTTGCCCGTTCTTGCGGCGTGGATTTTGACGACCTGGAGCAGATAGAGACGCCGAAGGGCACCTATCTGATGTACGTCGCTGAGCAAGCCGGCAAAGCGCTGCAAGACTTGCTGCCTGAGTTATTTGCCCAGGCCCTCAAAGCCATGGACCAAAAAGCTCCAAAGCGCATGCGCTGGGGCTCGGGCAGCGCCACTTTTGTACGCCCGGTGCAGTGGCTAGTCGCCCTGCATGGGAGCAGCCCGGTTGCTTTGGAAGCGTTTGGTTTACAAAGCAGCAACCGCAGCTTCGGCCACCGTTTCCATGCGCCCGAGGCCGTGCCTTTAAGCCACGCCGCAGATTACGAGCAAACCCTGCGCGAGGCCAAAGTCTGGGCGGACTTTGACACCCGCCGCGCCGCTATTGAAGAGCAAGTACAAGCTGCAGCTGCCGATATCGGTGGCGAAGTCGTCATTGAGGCCGAGCTTCTGGATGAGGTTACGGCGCTCGTCGAATGGCCCAGCACCATTCACGGCCGCTTTGATGAGAGGTTTTTAGCCGTGCCTGATGAGGCTGTAGTGCTGACCATTCAGGAGCATCAACGCTATTTCCCGGTGTTCGATGCGGCCGGGGCATTGCTACCCGTCTTTATCACCGTGGCCAACATTGAGTCGCGCGACCCTAGTCAAGTGATTGCCGGCAACGAACGCGTTGTCCGCCCCCGCCTCGAGGATGCTCTGTTCTTTTGGGAACAGGATCGAAAGCGACCTTTGGCGGAGCGGTTGGACGATTTGGCCCGCGTCACTTGGGCTAAAGGCCTGGGCGACCTCAAAGCCAAGGCCGAGCGTATCGCACACCTGGCCGCTCACTTGGCGGAACCCTTTGGCGCCGACCCCGCTGCGGCACGCCAAGCCGGGCTCTTAGCCAAGTGTGACTTAACCACTCAATGCGTATTCGAGATGCCCGAACTCCAGGGCATTATGGGTGGGCACCTGCTGCGCGCCGAAGGCAGCGCAGAGGCCGTGGCTACAGCGGTCGCCGAGCACTACCAACCTCTGGGCCCGCAAGCCGCAGTCCCGGAATCTACATTGGGCCGGGTGGTTGCGGCGGCTGACAAACTAGATACCCTGGCAGGATATTTCTCCATCGATGCCATTCCCACGGCCAGTAAAGACCCCTACGGTCTGCGTCGGGCCGCACTGGGCCTACTACGCATTCTGCTGGAATCTGGCGCCGCACTGAGCTGGGAGGAGCTGCTGGATGCCGCTAGCTTCAGCCTCAGCCCCGCTCAAGCCCAAAGCCTGCGGGAGTTCTTGCAGGACCGCCTACGTGGCGTACTGGCAGACCAAGGTGCCCCCGCTGCGGTGGTGGCTGGAATTTTGGACCAAGCCCTAGGCCCTGTCGACGCTCAGGCGCGCGGAGCCGCTGTCACCAGCTTTATCGACAGCGAGGCTGGCGACGCACTGGTGCAGAGCTCCAAGCGGGTGCGCAACATTCTGCGTAGCGCGCAGGAGGCCGACCGCAACGCCACGCTGAGCGAAGCCGACTGTGTAGAGCCGGCCGAGCAGGCTTTGTTCCAAGCGCTGCAAAGCCTGGATGACAACCACACAAACTACGCCCAAAGCCTGACTCAGCTCGCCACCTTGCAGGCCCCCATTGCCGGCTTTTTTGAGTCGGTCATGGTGCAGGTCGATGATCAGCGCCTGCGGCGTAATCGCCTGGCATTGTTGGAGGCCTTCGACACAGCCTGCAATCGCATTGCCGACTTTGAGCGTATTGCAGGCGGCTAGGTCGCGCCGGCTACCCATGTCTGGCTGGATGTTGCGATTGCGCCGCCTCGTGTGCATGTCGGGCTTGCTATGGCTCTGCACCAGCGCGGCTCTGGCCAAGGAGGACTGCGCCAAGCCTACCTCCATGGGCTGGGCGGTTGCCGACATCCGGGAGCTCCCAGCCGAGCTTTACGTACAAGGCTTTGCGATCCGCGGCGGGCGTTGGTATCTCAGCGGAGGTGGCTATGGCCAATCCCAAGTGCAGGTGTTACCCGCACCCGGACAGCCCTGGCGCAGCCTCAAGCAGTCCTTGCATCCACGGCTCTTCGCCGAGGGGCTAGGGCTCTATGAGGACAGCTTATGGCTGCTCACCTGGCGGGCTGGCCGTGTGTTGGTGCTCGACGCCAACACCCTGGAATTGCAGCATCAACACCGCTATTCCGGCCAGGGCTGGGGCTTAGACTGGGATCCAGACGAGCAAGCATGGGTGATGAGCGACGGCAGCAATACTCTTCGCTGGAGATCCGCCGCCGACTTCTCTGTGCGCAAAGAGCTCAAGGTGTTCAACCAACGCAGGCCTGTCACCCGGCTGAACGAGCTAGAACACACGGCGCAAGGGCTTTGGGCCAACCAATGGCAGGAAGACCAGCTGCTGTTGATTGATACCAACACCGGCTGCGTGCGCTCGCGTCTGGATCTAAGCACTTTATGGCCGTCCGCCGAACGCCCACCGCGCGCCGAGGTACTCAATGGCATCGCCCTCGATCGCTCTTCTGGCCTGCTGTGGGTCACCGGGAAGTTCTGGGGGCGCGCCTTCGGACTCAACCTGACACAGCCGAGCAGCCCCGAGCCGGATGGGATTTCACGCAAATGACCCACAAAACGTGTACCGTTCGCCGGCGGCAATAGATATGCACACGGGACCCTCATTTCTATGACCAATCTTTCCGGATCCGAGGTCGCGGACGCGACCCCTAACCGGTCGGCCGGAACCTGGCTACAGGTTGCGGTCTTTATTTATCTGTTGCTGGTTGCCGTAGCCATGATTGGAAGCGGCTTCAAAACCGCGGCCGGCGACGAAGCTGAGTCCCTCTTCGCTTTTGCCACCAACCCCTTTTTGGCGCTGCTTATTGGGGCCTTGGCGACGGCATTGATCCAATCCTCCTCCACCGTGACCTCGATCATCGTGGGCTTGGTGGCGGGCGGCATGCCGGTGAGTATTGCCATCCCCATGGTCATGGGCGCCAATATCGGCACCACTATCACCAACACCATTGTGAGCCTGGGCCACATTGGGAACAAAGACGAGTTTAGGCGCGCGTTTTCCGCGGCTACGGTGCACGACTTTTTCAATGTGTTTGCGGTGGTGATCTTCCTGCCATTGGAGATCATGACGGGCTTTTTAGAGACCGCGGCCTCTAGCCTGCTTGGGCTGTTCATGAGTGACGCCGATCTGTCGATCAAGGGCCTGAACTTCATGAAGCCCCTCACCAAGCCCGGCGTGACCCTCGCTAAAGACCTGCTGCACGGCATGGGTGCGAATGACCTGATCACCGGCGTGGTGATGATTGTGGCCGGCGTGGGCTTGATCTTGTACGCGGTCATCCGCGTTGGCCAACTCTTACGCCGCGCCCTGGTCGGGCGTGCCAAGCAGATTCTGCACTCGGCTATTGGTGGTGGCCCCCTGTCTGGCATTGGCTCGGGCATGCTGGTGACGGTATTGGTGCAGAGCTCCTCCACCACCACCAGCTTAATGGTGCCCTTGGCCGGCTCGGGCGTATTCCAGACCCGCGATATTTACCCCTTTACGCTGGGCGCCAACATCGGCACCACCATCACCGCCTTGCTGGCAGCCACGGCAGTAGTTGGCGACCAAGCTGCAGCGGCCATGCAAATTGCGCTGGTGCACCTGATCTACAACAGTTTAGCGGTAGCTATGCTGTACCTTGGCCCTACTGCCCTGCGGCTACGCCAGGTGGCCGAGTTTCCCGTCCGCTGCTCTTATTGGCTGGCCGACTTGGCAACTCAGCACAAGTCTTTGGCCTTGGCCTATGTGTTGGGTTTGTTCTTCGTGCTACCCGGCGTCATGGTGTTTGTGTTTGGCGGCTAATAGGAGGCCCAAGCAATGACAAAGCAGGATTATTTGGGCGACCTTGAGAGCCGTATTGCAGCGGCCAAATCCACTTTGGCCGAGCTTGAGGCCCAACGCGCCGAACTCAGCGCCCAACAGCAGCATGCCGCCATTGACCAGCTCGAATCCAGCATTACCTCCACAGAGCACCAAATCGAAGACCTGAAACGGGCCGGAGAAGGGGCTTGGCAAGACATACGTCAAACCATCGAAGCTCTGTGGGATGAGCTGGATGAGTGGGTCCGCGACCACCTGCAGCGCAAGCAGAACAACGAATAGGCTTTGGCAGACACACGGCCTTCAATGCCGCAGCCTCACTTACTCCGTTGGCGGATATCGGTCGAAAACTGGTAGCTCATGCGCATTTTCCATCCAGCTGATTCTCTCGGCGACCTGAATGTGCGCCCTTGCTGACAATGCGCCGGGATCATCGTAGGTCCCACTCTGGATATCGACAAGGCCGGGCAAGGTCTGAGCATTGGAATAGAAAAGGCCCGTTCCGCAATCTGGGCAGAATTGTCTTCGCCCGTGTTCAGATGAGGCATACACTTTGGGCTTTCCCTGGGTAATGGTCAGGGCGGATTCGGCATACATCGTCCATCCCACCATTGGGGCGCCAGCATGACGCCGACAATCCGAACAGTGACATAAGGCGTGCGTGTATGGCTCGCCGATAACGGTGTAACGAATGGCCCCGCAATGACAAC includes:
- a CDS encoding Na/Pi symporter; translated protein: MTNLSGSEVADATPNRSAGTWLQVAVFIYLLLVAVAMIGSGFKTAAGDEAESLFAFATNPFLALLIGALATALIQSSSTVTSIIVGLVAGGMPVSIAIPMVMGANIGTTITNTIVSLGHIGNKDEFRRAFSAATVHDFFNVFAVVIFLPLEIMTGFLETAASSLLGLFMSDADLSIKGLNFMKPLTKPGVTLAKDLLHGMGANDLITGVVMIVAGVGLILYAVIRVGQLLRRALVGRAKQILHSAIGGGPLSGIGSGMLVTVLVQSSSTTTSLMVPLAGSGVFQTRDIYPFTLGANIGTTITALLAATAVVGDQAAAAMQIALVHLIYNSLAVAMLYLGPTALRLRQVAEFPVRCSYWLADLATQHKSLALAYVLGLFFVLPGVMVFVFGG
- a CDS encoding GFA family protein, coding for MKLDEGCHCGAIRYTVIGEPYTHALCHCSDCRRHAGAPMVGWTMYAESALTITQGKPKVYASSEHGRRQFCPDCGTGLFYSNAQTLPGLVDIQSGTYDDPGALSARAHIQVAERISWMENAHELPVFDRYPPTE